In Chloroflexota bacterium, a single window of DNA contains:
- a CDS encoding DUF692 family protein, translated as MNLSINYSRPLAALVRDGRVTLDRFKCPAWPDLIAEAQGVHAAYVHFPLAVGYGRGIPYDFDERAPADLERIERLLVQTGTPFVNVHLGVRATERPDIPPESDAPAHRDRLVEAALSDMRPLLERFGAERIMIENDHAAKGTGLRLTIMPETFHAIVRETNCGFLLDLSHARLAAKQLGADARTYTEMLPVGRLREIHVTGMQVFGEALATRARQMGVEERTVAQFAGQWMDHLPMTEIDYEHLAWALGQVRAGAWAEPWSVSHEVGGVGSLWETIAEATPFLDEAPRLYALVHKEAP; from the coding sequence ATGAACCTCTCCATCAACTACTCGCGGCCGCTGGCCGCACTGGTGCGTGACGGGCGCGTGACGCTCGACCGCTTCAAATGCCCGGCCTGGCCCGATCTGATCGCGGAGGCACAAGGCGTGCACGCGGCCTATGTGCATTTCCCGCTGGCAGTCGGCTACGGGCGCGGCATACCGTACGATTTCGACGAGCGCGCGCCGGCCGACCTGGAGCGCATCGAGCGGCTGTTGGTACAGACTGGCACACCGTTCGTCAACGTACACCTCGGCGTGCGCGCGACGGAGCGCCCCGACATTCCGCCCGAGAGCGACGCGCCTGCGCACCGCGACCGTCTGGTCGAGGCCGCGCTGAGCGACATGCGCCCACTGCTCGAGCGCTTCGGCGCGGAGCGCATCATGATCGAGAACGATCACGCTGCCAAAGGCACGGGCCTGCGGCTGACGATCATGCCGGAGACGTTCCACGCGATCGTGCGCGAGACCAACTGCGGCTTCCTGCTCGACCTGTCGCATGCGCGGCTGGCGGCGAAGCAACTGGGCGCGGACGCGCGCACGTACACGGAGATGCTGCCAGTTGGCCGCCTGCGGGAAATTCACGTAACCGGCATGCAGGTGTTCGGCGAGGCATTGGCAACGCGGGCACGGCAAATGGGCGTCGAGGAACGAACAGTCGCCCAGTTCGCCGGGCAATGGATGGATCACTTGCCGATGACCGAAATCGATTATGAGCATCTGGCGTGGGCTTTGGGACAGGTACGCGCCGGCGCGTGGGCCGAGCCGTGGTCGGTGTCACACGAGGTCGGTGGCGTCGGCAGCCTGTGGGAGACGATTGCGGAAGCGACGCCATTCCTGGACGAGGCGCCGCGCCTCTACGCGCTCGTGCACAAAGAGGCACCGTGA
- a CDS encoding SRPBCC family protein produces the protein MASVSSSATINQPVEKVFAYVTAADNHKAWQAGILDVKVTPPGTPAVGSIYHYTTEVMGRKMETQLQISALEANHKWAIKTTGVARPVETVYLFEAAGAGTKLTISMELSGGYPAAAEGMIKQQMQKSLDEQGHRVKQMLEK, from the coding sequence ATGGCCAGTGTGTCTTCCAGTGCGACGATCAACCAGCCGGTGGAGAAGGTGTTCGCGTATGTGACGGCCGCCGACAACCACAAGGCGTGGCAGGCCGGCATCCTCGACGTGAAGGTGACGCCGCCGGGCACGCCCGCCGTCGGCTCGATCTACCACTACACGACCGAGGTGATGGGCCGCAAGATGGAGACCCAACTGCAGATCTCGGCACTTGAAGCAAACCACAAGTGGGCGATCAAGACGACCGGCGTGGCGCGCCCGGTCGAGACGGTCTACCTGTTCGAGGCAGCCGGCGCCGGCACCAAGCTCACGATCTCGATGGAACTGTCCGGCGGTTACCCGGCCGCCGCCGAGGGCATGATCAAGCAGCAGATGCAGAAATCGCTCGACGAGCAGGGGCACCGCGTGAAGCAGATGCTCGAAAAGTAG
- a CDS encoding ABC-2 family transporter protein, whose translation MHTLIRLAQLWRLYAWLDLVWVVRSFRFFVLYYIGFAVVALASIAGMALLAERFDGVGIWSKWQIVFLLGYGSVADGLLEMLCGFNIVHISRRIGRGQLDHMLIQPQPIWVMLVTEGVNPFGSSNIMLTGVALLVWAWGHLAIDATAGWWGWFALNVVASAAVVVAYNFIWGSLAFWAPRAAEEVNTPLKRMFDQLTIFPLDGLGGAARAGLLAGVPIGFMAWYPSRFLLGLDATPLAGLVTPLAAVAFLVVAALIFRRGMQHYMRAGSQRYRAMGHRS comes from the coding sequence ATGCACACCCTCATTCGTCTCGCGCAGCTCTGGCGACTCTACGCCTGGCTCGACCTCGTCTGGGTCGTGCGTTCGTTCCGCTTCTTCGTGCTGTACTACATCGGCTTCGCGGTCGTCGCGCTGGCGTCGATCGCCGGCATGGCGCTGCTGGCCGAGCGTTTCGACGGCGTCGGCATCTGGTCGAAGTGGCAGATCGTCTTCCTGCTCGGCTACGGCTCGGTCGCGGACGGTCTGCTGGAGATGTTGTGCGGCTTCAACATCGTGCACATCAGCCGGCGCATCGGGCGCGGGCAGCTCGATCACATGCTGATCCAGCCGCAGCCGATCTGGGTGATGCTCGTGACCGAGGGCGTCAACCCGTTCGGCTCGTCGAACATCATGCTGACTGGCGTGGCGTTGCTCGTCTGGGCCTGGGGCCATCTGGCGATCGACGCGACGGCGGGGTGGTGGGGCTGGTTCGCGCTGAACGTCGTCGCATCGGCGGCAGTGGTCGTGGCGTACAACTTCATCTGGGGCAGCCTGGCGTTCTGGGCGCCGCGCGCGGCGGAGGAGGTCAACACGCCGCTCAAGCGGATGTTCGACCAGTTGACGATCTTCCCGCTGGACGGGCTGGGCGGCGCGGCGCGTGCGGGCCTGCTCGCCGGCGTGCCGATCGGCTTTATGGCCTGGTACCCGTCGCGCTTCCTGCTCGGTCTGGACGCAACACCGCTGGCCGGGCTGGTCACGCCACTGGCGGCGGTCGCTTTTCTCGTCGTCGCGGCGCTGATCTTCCGGCGCGGCATGCAGCACTACATGCGTGCCGGCTCGCAGCGCTACCGGGCGATGGGGCACCGGTCGTAG
- a CDS encoding ABC-F family ATP-binding cassette domain-containing protein, with amino-acid sequence MLTLHKIHKSYAVHPVLSDVSFSVSASDRVGLVGPNGCGKSTLLRIAARAETPDSGHVQYAPAGLRVGYLAQGLVFAEGQTIGAYLAAAQGLAASLDAQFSALADALARAPDDARLQRDYEAVLERLAGAEDAERRAADVIGSLGLGRMPSDTPIAHLSGGQKTRLALAGVLLGDPELLLLDEPTNHLDLDMLDWLEAWLNDYRGAAVVVSHDRMFLDETVRRIVEIDPHTHGAREYAGNYSGYVEQKEAEQDRQWAQYRDEQAEIKRMRQDIAATKEQARWVESTTTSRQPVVRRYAKKVARKALSREKKLDRYVESDERAEKPLAQWQMKLAFGDAPQSGQDVLVAGDLAVGYDGTAILRGLNLHIRHGERVVLSGENGAGKTTLLRTIAGLLPPVAGILRLGANVRVGFMAQEQEALGPRADALSTIRSVVPWGETDARNFLHFFLFAGDEVFTPVHSLSYGERARLMLATLVARGCNFLLLDEPLNHLDIPSRARFEQALAQFDGTVLAVSHDRYFIAQFATRLWTCDAGIVREE; translated from the coding sequence ATGCTTACGTTACACAAAATCCACAAATCATACGCCGTGCATCCGGTGCTGTCCGACGTGTCGTTCAGCGTGTCGGCGAGTGACCGAGTCGGCCTCGTCGGCCCGAACGGCTGCGGCAAGTCCACACTGCTGCGCATCGCCGCGCGCGCCGAAACGCCCGATAGCGGCCATGTGCAGTACGCGCCGGCCGGCTTGCGTGTCGGCTACCTGGCGCAGGGACTGGTGTTTGCCGAAGGGCAGACGATCGGCGCGTATCTGGCCGCCGCGCAGGGACTCGCTGCCTCGCTAGACGCGCAGTTCTCCGCGCTGGCTGATGCGCTGGCGCGCGCGCCCGACGACGCGCGCCTGCAGCGCGACTATGAGGCGGTGCTCGAGCGGTTGGCCGGGGCGGAGGACGCGGAACGCCGCGCCGCTGATGTGATCGGTTCGCTCGGGCTAGGGCGCATGCCGTCGGACACGCCCATCGCGCATCTCAGCGGCGGGCAGAAGACGCGCCTGGCGCTGGCCGGCGTTTTGCTCGGCGACCCCGAACTACTGCTGCTCGATGAGCCAACCAACCATCTCGACCTCGACATGCTGGACTGGCTGGAGGCGTGGCTGAACGACTATCGAGGCGCGGCGGTCGTCGTGTCGCACGACCGCATGTTCCTGGACGAGACCGTGCGGCGCATCGTCGAGATCGACCCGCACACGCACGGCGCGCGCGAGTATGCCGGGAATTACAGCGGCTACGTCGAGCAGAAAGAGGCCGAGCAGGACCGGCAGTGGGCGCAGTATCGCGACGAGCAGGCTGAGATCAAGCGCATGCGGCAGGACATCGCCGCGACGAAAGAACAGGCGCGCTGGGTCGAGTCAACCACGACCTCGCGCCAGCCGGTCGTGCGGCGCTACGCCAAGAAAGTGGCGCGCAAGGCACTCTCGCGCGAGAAGAAGCTGGACCGCTACGTGGAGTCCGACGAGCGCGCCGAGAAGCCGCTGGCGCAGTGGCAGATGAAGCTGGCGTTTGGCGATGCGCCGCAAAGCGGTCAGGATGTGCTGGTGGCCGGCGACTTGGCCGTCGGCTACGACGGTACCGCGATCCTGCGCGGGCTGAACCTGCACATCCGCCACGGCGAGCGGGTGGTGCTGAGCGGCGAGAACGGCGCGGGCAAGACGACGCTGCTGCGGACGATCGCCGGCCTCCTGCCGCCTGTGGCGGGCATCCTGCGGCTGGGCGCCAATGTGCGTGTCGGATTCATGGCGCAGGAGCAAGAGGCGCTTGGCCCTCGCGCCGATGCGCTCTCGACAATTCGATCAGTCGTGCCGTGGGGCGAAACCGACGCGCGCAACTTCCTGCACTTCTTTCTGTTCGCGGGCGACGAGGTCTTTACACCGGTGCACTCGCTATCGTACGGCGAGCGCGCGCGGCTGATGCTGGCGACGCTGGTGGCGCGTGGCTGCAACTTCCTGCTGCTCGACGAGCCGCTGAACCACCTCGATATCCCGTCGCGGGCGCGCTTCGAGCAGGCGCTGGCGCAGTTCGACGGCACGGTGCTGGCCGTCTCGCACGACCGCTACTTCATCGCGCAGTTTGCGACGCGGCTGTGGACGTGCGACGCGGGAATAGTGCGGGAAGAGTGA
- a CDS encoding ABC-2 family transporter protein, with translation MPRTLALYFRLIGLRIRAQMQYRVSFVMDTLGAGFTTFVEFTALWLVFTRFGTIGGWTIGEVAFLYGLVETAFGCMDMLFSGFDPSFFGAQIQRGTFDQFLLRPLGLPLQMFTAEFVVRRLGRILNGAAIFALALSQLPITWTVAKLLYLPVVFTSAILFFGALFVVGATICFWTVESIEVINIFTYGGTYMLSYPMHIYAEWMRRFFTFVIPSALIIYYPALFFLDKPDPTGMAPLMSFLAPLAGIGMLALAFAFWNFGVRKYASTGT, from the coding sequence ATGCCGCGCACGCTCGCGCTCTACTTCCGGCTCATCGGCCTGCGCATCCGCGCTCAGATGCAGTATCGCGTCTCGTTCGTGATGGACACGCTTGGCGCCGGGTTCACAACGTTCGTCGAGTTCACCGCGCTCTGGCTCGTTTTCACCCGCTTCGGCACCATCGGCGGCTGGACGATCGGCGAGGTCGCGTTCCTGTACGGCCTGGTCGAAACGGCGTTTGGCTGCATGGACATGCTGTTCAGCGGGTTCGACCCGTCGTTCTTCGGCGCGCAGATCCAGCGCGGCACATTCGACCAGTTCCTGCTGCGGCCGCTCGGCCTGCCGCTGCAGATGTTCACCGCCGAGTTTGTCGTGCGCCGGCTGGGGCGCATCCTGAACGGCGCGGCGATTTTCGCGCTGGCGTTGTCGCAGTTGCCCATCACATGGACCGTCGCAAAGCTCCTGTATCTGCCGGTCGTCTTCACCAGCGCGATCCTGTTCTTCGGCGCGCTGTTCGTCGTCGGCGCGACGATCTGCTTCTGGACGGTCGAATCGATCGAGGTCATCAACATCTTCACGTACGGCGGCACCTACATGCTGTCGTACCCGATGCACATTTACGCCGAGTGGATGCGCCGCTTCTTCACGTTCGTCATCCCGTCGGCGCTGATCATCTACTACCCGGCGCTGTTTTTCCTGGACAAGCCTGATCCGACCGGGATGGCGCCACTCATGTCGTTCCTCGCGCCGCTGGCGGGCATCGGCATGCTGGCGCTCGCATTCGCGTTTTGGAACTTCGGCGTGCGGAAGTATGCTTCGACGGGCACCTGA
- a CDS encoding ATP-binding cassette domain-containing protein, translating to MSTSHELIVELDHVNKTFRQRQRGADLREALTRLTRPVWREVRALQNINLKIARGEIVAYAGPNGAGKSTTVKLCSALLAPDAGRVRVLGMDPVRDRVRYVSRIGVVFGQRSELWSDHPVSASFEWKRVVWDVPRERYERMKALVLDLLGIGEFFNSMVRELSLGQKMRADLGLALLHEPELLFLDEPTIGLDVLAKRRILQFIKELNREKNVTVMVTSHDMADLEMLSTRIVMIDHGRIAYDGSFDQLRREYSDRRRLLIETSGGDAPQFAAARWLRSDANRHEYEYDASRVSIAGLLQQASAQSSVVDVETHRADIDEVIADIYERWQARSEIPKSKSQIPIK from the coding sequence ATGTCTACTTCGCACGAGCTAATCGTCGAACTCGATCACGTCAACAAGACGTTCCGCCAGCGACAGCGCGGCGCGGACCTGCGCGAAGCGCTGACACGCCTGACGCGGCCGGTCTGGCGCGAGGTGCGCGCCCTGCAGAACATCAATCTCAAGATCGCGCGCGGCGAGATCGTCGCGTACGCGGGGCCGAACGGCGCGGGCAAGAGCACGACCGTCAAGCTCTGCTCGGCGCTGCTGGCGCCGGATGCCGGGCGCGTGCGCGTGCTCGGCATGGACCCGGTGCGCGACCGCGTGCGCTACGTCAGCCGCATCGGCGTCGTGTTCGGCCAGCGCAGCGAGCTCTGGTCGGACCATCCGGTGTCGGCCTCGTTCGAGTGGAAGCGCGTGGTGTGGGACGTGCCGCGCGAGCGCTACGAACGCATGAAGGCGCTGGTGCTCGACCTGCTCGGCATCGGCGAGTTCTTCAACAGCATGGTGCGCGAGTTGAGCCTCGGCCAGAAGATGCGCGCCGATCTGGGGCTGGCGCTGCTGCACGAGCCGGAGCTGCTCTTTCTGGATGAGCCGACGATCGGGCTCGACGTGCTGGCCAAACGGCGCATCCTGCAGTTCATCAAGGAGTTGAACCGCGAGAAGAACGTGACGGTAATGGTCACGAGCCACGACATGGCCGACCTGGAGATGCTCTCGACGCGCATTGTGATGATCGACCACGGGCGCATCGCCTACGACGGCTCGTTCGATCAGTTGCGCCGCGAATATTCCGACCGTCGCCGCCTGCTGATCGAGACTTCGGGCGGCGACGCGCCGCAGTTTGCCGCGGCGCGCTGGCTGCGCAGCGACGCCAACCGGCACGAGTATGAATACGACGCATCGCGCGTGAGCATCGCTGGCCTGCTCCAGCAGGCCAGCGCACAGTCGTCGGTCGTGGATGTCGAGACGCACCGCGCCGACATCGACGAGGTGATCGCGGATATTTATGAGCGCTGGCAGGCGCGAAGCGAAATCCCAAAATCCAAGTCCCAAATCCCAATCAAGTAG
- a CDS encoding ABC-2 family transporter protein: protein MQIIRSFWKTAAMEAASLVGEDSLFVVQYIFRFLRVVVLLAVWRTVLEGRTEVAGMTAAAVLTYTLIAEVFAEQLAPKTDVEWALHDGGIAMRFLQPLGLVVQFGGLMFGRWWLGLALFSLPLLLAAPLLGVDPRPASLAAGLLFVPSLVLAVVVGVALEFIFAALLVYMEGSAYIVARVRVAITLVLSGALIPLRLLPWGLGDVLQWLPFAAIASAPLQIFTGTGDPPLLIGLQLFWAVMLWAFSEWFWRTSRERLVSYGG, encoded by the coding sequence ATGCAGATCATTCGCTCGTTCTGGAAAACGGCGGCGATGGAAGCGGCTTCGCTCGTCGGCGAAGACTCGCTGTTCGTCGTGCAGTACATCTTCCGCTTCCTGCGCGTCGTAGTGCTGCTCGCTGTCTGGCGCACGGTGCTGGAGGGGCGTACCGAAGTGGCGGGTATGACCGCCGCCGCCGTGCTGACATACACGCTGATCGCGGAGGTCTTCGCAGAGCAACTAGCGCCGAAGACCGACGTCGAGTGGGCGCTGCACGACGGCGGCATCGCAATGCGCTTCCTGCAGCCGCTCGGCCTCGTCGTGCAGTTCGGCGGGCTGATGTTCGGGCGCTGGTGGCTGGGGCTCGCGCTGTTCTCACTACCGCTGCTGCTGGCCGCGCCGCTGCTCGGCGTCGACCCGCGCCCGGCCAGCCTGGCGGCGGGCCTACTATTCGTCCCCAGCCTGGTGCTGGCGGTTGTCGTCGGCGTCGCGCTTGAGTTTATCTTCGCCGCGCTGCTTGTCTACATGGAAGGCAGCGCCTACATCGTCGCGCGCGTGCGAGTCGCCATCACGCTTGTGCTGTCCGGTGCGCTGATCCCGTTGCGGTTGCTGCCGTGGGGACTGGGCGATGTTCTGCAGTGGCTGCCGTTCGCCGCGATCGCATCCGCGCCGTTGCAGATATTCACCGGCACAGGGGACCCGCCGCTGCTGATCGGGCTGCAACTGTTTTGGGCGGTGATGCTGTGGGCGTTTTCGGAATGGTTTTGGCGCACCAGCCGCGAGCGTCTGGTCTCGTATGGCGGCTGA
- a CDS encoding ATP-binding cassette domain-containing protein, producing the protein MIAVRDLRKEFKLYKQRGGVLGAFRSLFSGDFRVVKAVDDVSFDIARGELVGYLGPNGAGKSTTLKMLTGILVPTSGELRVGGRVPWRERKAHVAHIGAVFGQRNTLWWDLPVIESLDLLRHIYRVPPARFRQNIDYFRDLLALDEFLQTPVRSLSLGQMMRANLAAAFLHDPDVVFLDEPTIGLDVVAKERVRQFIAQVNRERQTTVILTTHDLSDVQKLCERVLMIDHGRVLFDGLLDDLLRRFGGERELVVDFAETYDDVSVDGARVAARDGLQATYRFAREAISASELISRLSARYKIADLSVREPQIEDTVRRIYEERLLANESEQSTVNSER; encoded by the coding sequence TTGATCGCGGTGCGCGACCTGCGCAAGGAGTTCAAGCTCTACAAGCAGCGCGGCGGCGTGCTCGGGGCGTTCCGCAGCCTGTTCTCCGGCGATTTCCGGGTCGTCAAGGCCGTGGACGACGTTTCGTTCGACATCGCGCGCGGCGAACTGGTCGGCTATCTTGGCCCCAACGGCGCGGGCAAGTCCACCACGCTCAAGATGCTGACCGGCATCCTCGTACCGACGTCGGGTGAACTGCGCGTCGGCGGGCGCGTGCCGTGGCGCGAACGTAAAGCACACGTCGCGCACATCGGCGCGGTGTTCGGACAGCGCAATACGCTCTGGTGGGACCTGCCGGTCATCGAGTCGCTCGACCTGCTGCGGCATATCTATCGCGTGCCGCCGGCGCGCTTCCGGCAGAACATCGACTACTTCCGCGACCTGCTGGCGCTCGACGAGTTCCTGCAGACGCCGGTGCGCTCGCTGTCGCTCGGGCAGATGATGCGCGCCAACCTGGCGGCCGCCTTCCTGCACGACCCCGACGTCGTGTTCCTGGACGAGCCGACCATCGGCCTCGACGTGGTCGCCAAGGAACGCGTGCGGCAGTTCATCGCGCAGGTCAACCGCGAGCGGCAGACCACCGTGATCCTGACGACGCACGACCTGTCGGACGTGCAGAAGCTGTGCGAGCGGGTATTGATGATCGACCACGGGCGCGTGCTGTTCGATGGCCTGCTCGACGACCTCCTGCGCCGATTTGGCGGCGAGCGCGAGTTGGTCGTAGACTTCGCTGAGACATACGATGATGTATCCGTTGACGGTGCGCGCGTGGCGGCGCGCGACGGCCTGCAGGCGACGTACCGCTTCGCCCGCGAGGCGATCAGCGCGTCGGAGTTGATCAGCCGCTTATCCGCACGCTACAAGATCGCCGACCTGTCCGTCCGCGAACCGCAGATCGAGGACACGGTGCGGCGGATCTATGAAGAGCGATTGCTGGCGAACGAAAGTGAACAGTCAACAGTGAACAGTGAACGGTGA
- a CDS encoding MFS transporter — MLRKWDAYAVYLGMEGGASLWFAMIFAANLIYQVNTVGLGPLQLVLVGTVLEGTVLLCEVPTGIVADVFSRRLSVIVGYLIMGLGFVLEGLVPRFEAVLLAQVIWGFGYTFTSGATQAWLADEIGESRAGQAFLRSTQVGQLASVAGLVLGAALGSMQINLPILLGGLGISLIGVWLVAVMPETGFKPKPREARSTFQQMAATLRDGLAMVRRRPALSTVLVIGAVYGTFSEGYDRLWTAHFLQNFTLPDWGHAQPIAWTTAIRVATLLLSTLLIEAVRRRIDTDNHRAVARVLFVIYALLGAAVVGIGLAGNLFAVIALLIGAALVRQLSEPLYMAWVNQRLDPAVRATVLSMSGQANALGQVAGGPVVGMIGDVWGVRAALTVTGLLLTPVLGLIRFTSERHES; from the coding sequence ATGTTGCGAAAATGGGATGCGTACGCCGTGTACCTCGGCATGGAGGGAGGGGCGTCGCTCTGGTTCGCAATGATCTTCGCGGCCAACCTGATTTATCAGGTCAACACGGTCGGGTTGGGGCCGCTACAACTGGTGCTGGTCGGTACCGTGCTGGAAGGCACCGTCTTGCTCTGTGAGGTTCCAACCGGTATCGTGGCCGACGTCTTCAGTCGCCGACTGTCGGTTATCGTCGGCTATCTGATCATGGGGCTCGGCTTTGTGCTGGAGGGGCTCGTGCCGCGCTTCGAAGCGGTGCTGCTGGCGCAGGTCATCTGGGGCTTCGGGTATACGTTCACCAGCGGTGCGACGCAGGCCTGGTTGGCCGACGAGATCGGCGAGTCGCGTGCCGGGCAGGCATTCTTGCGTTCGACACAGGTCGGGCAGTTGGCGTCGGTCGCGGGGCTCGTGCTGGGCGCGGCGCTCGGCAGCATGCAGATCAACCTGCCGATTCTGCTGGGCGGCCTGGGCATCAGCCTGATCGGCGTCTGGCTCGTTGCCGTCATGCCGGAGACTGGCTTCAAGCCGAAGCCGCGCGAGGCACGCAGTACGTTCCAGCAGATGGCCGCGACCCTGCGCGACGGCCTGGCGATGGTGCGCCGGCGGCCGGCGCTCTCGACCGTGCTGGTGATCGGTGCGGTGTACGGCACGTTCAGCGAGGGCTACGACCGGCTCTGGACGGCGCACTTCCTGCAGAACTTCACGCTGCCCGATTGGGGCCATGCGCAGCCAATCGCCTGGACGACCGCCATTCGTGTGGCGACCCTGCTGCTGAGTACGCTGCTGATCGAAGCCGTGCGACGGCGCATCGATACCGACAATCACCGGGCGGTGGCGCGAGTGCTGTTCGTCATCTACGCGTTGCTCGGGGCGGCCGTCGTCGGCATCGGACTGGCCGGCAACCTGTTCGCCGTGATCGCCCTGCTGATTGGCGCGGCACTAGTGCGGCAGTTGAGCGAGCCGCTCTACATGGCCTGGGTCAACCAGCGACTCGACCCGGCGGTGCGCGCCACGGTGCTTTCGATGAGCGGGCAAGCCAACGCGCTCGGGCAGGTGGCTGGGGGGCCGGTCGTCGGCATGATCGGCGACGTGTGGGGAGTGCGCGCCGCGCTGACGGTCACCGGCCTGCTGCTGACGCCGGTGCTTGGATTGATCCGCTTCACGTCGGAGCGGCATGAATCCTGA
- a CDS encoding PIG-L family deacetylase: MTVTNNLRLLGVFAHPDDETFGTGGTFALYARRGVETHIVCATRGEVGEAPADLHGHATVAEMREAELACAARIIGLTSVRYLGFRDSGMPGSPHNAHPDATTAATEEEIARRIAREIRDIRPQVVITFDPIGGYRHPDHIAVHKGTVAAFTMAGDPSVTIDGLPPYAPQKLYYHTFPRAWLRYGLRVMRLLGRDPRHFGANGDIDLESLAIEDFPIHADINISSVSKIKADASACHASQGGGRMGSGIVGWFARQVTAKEQFMRAIPVQGPKRVERDLFEGIRE; the protein is encoded by the coding sequence ATGACTGTAACGAATAATCTGCGACTGCTCGGCGTGTTCGCACACCCCGACGACGAGACATTCGGCACGGGCGGAACCTTCGCCCTATACGCACGGCGCGGCGTCGAGACGCACATCGTCTGTGCGACGCGCGGCGAGGTCGGCGAAGCGCCAGCCGACCTGCACGGCCACGCGACTGTCGCGGAAATGCGCGAGGCCGAACTGGCGTGCGCCGCACGCATCATCGGCCTGACCTCCGTGCGCTACCTCGGCTTCCGCGATTCCGGCATGCCGGGCAGCCCGCACAACGCGCACCCCGACGCGACGACTGCCGCGACCGAAGAGGAGATAGCGCGACGCATTGCACGGGAGATCCGCGACATTCGCCCGCAAGTGGTCATCACGTTCGACCCAATCGGCGGCTACCGCCACCCCGACCATATCGCCGTTCACAAAGGCACCGTCGCCGCGTTTACGATGGCGGGCGACCCGTCCGTCACGATCGACGGCCTGCCGCCCTACGCGCCGCAGAAGCTGTACTACCACACCTTCCCGCGCGCGTGGCTGCGCTACGGTCTGCGCGTGATGCGCCTGCTGGGCCGCGACCCGCGACACTTCGGCGCCAACGGCGACATCGACCTCGAATCGCTGGCGATCGAGGACTTCCCGATCCACGCCGATATCAACATTAGTTCCGTCTCCAAAATCAAGGCCGACGCGTCGGCCTGCCACGCCAGCCAGGGCGGCGGACGCATGGGCAGCGGCATCGTCGGCTGGTTCGCGCGGCAGGTGACGGCCAAAGAACAGTTCATGCGCGCTATCCCTGTGCAGGGTCCGAAGCGCGTCGAGCGGGATTTGTTTGAAGGCATCCGCGAGTAA
- a CDS encoding ABC-2 family transporter protein: protein MHLALIRLSFRRQMTYRAAALAGLATNAFFGVLHAYIMTALFGARDSVAGYTIPGVVTYVALTQALIGIIATWGWWDVVNSIRTGDIGGDLARPIDYFTYWCMRDIGRGLAQFLLRGVTIMILMAIFFPIVLPPSAAHWLATILSLALALLCSFAWRFLYSLTAFWSQDAVGVSRFAMSLATFLSGFLMPIALMPDWAGSLMRLTPFPAMVNTPIEIYLGIVPVEVLPFALVQQAFWFVVLAACAQSVLALGVRKLVIQGG, encoded by the coding sequence ATGCACCTCGCGCTCATTCGCCTGTCGTTTCGCCGCCAGATGACGTATCGCGCGGCCGCGCTCGCCGGGCTGGCCACCAACGCCTTCTTCGGCGTCCTGCACGCCTACATTATGACGGCGCTGTTCGGCGCGCGCGACAGCGTCGCAGGCTATACGATCCCCGGTGTCGTGACCTACGTCGCGCTGACGCAGGCGTTGATCGGCATCATCGCCACCTGGGGCTGGTGGGACGTCGTCAACAGCATCCGCACCGGCGACATCGGCGGCGACCTGGCGCGGCCGATCGACTATTTCACATACTGGTGCATGCGCGATATCGGGCGCGGGCTGGCGCAGTTCCTGCTGCGCGGCGTGACGATCATGATCTTGATGGCGATCTTCTTCCCGATCGTGCTGCCGCCCAGCGCCGCGCACTGGCTGGCCACGATCCTGTCGCTGGCGCTGGCCCTGCTGTGCAGCTTCGCCTGGCGCTTCCTGTACAGCCTCACGGCGTTCTGGTCGCAGGACGCGGTCGGCGTTTCCCGCTTCGCCATGAGCCTCGCCACGTTCCTGTCCGGCTTCCTGATGCCGATCGCGCTCATGCCGGACTGGGCCGGGTCGCTCATGCGCCTGACGCCGTTCCCGGCGATGGTCAACACGCCGATCGAGATCTATCTCGGCATCGTGCCGGTCGAGGTCCTGCCGTTCGCGCTCGTCCAGCAGGCGTTCTGGTTCGTCGTGCTCGCGGCGTGCGCGCAGAGCGTGCTGGCGCTCGGCGTGCGCAAACTGGTGATCCAGGGGGGCTGA